From the genome of Magnolia sinica isolate HGM2019 chromosome 12, MsV1, whole genome shotgun sequence:
cccttggggatctttaggatatgttttgctacctactcagcATAGAGGtcaacttgatagtaaaaccattgaatgcatgttcataaggtaccctatgcatttaaagggatacgttctagtttatgaggaccatggacgatggattgagatagaatcccgagacttgaccttcgttgaagataaatacccaagccgaatgaagcaaaaagTTCCattagaattttttgaaatacccgatgtatctgaGGAGAGTGGGAGTTTTGCTTCTCACGATGATGATGCTCTTATCGTTCGTCAGGAtggtgggaggacatctcagcaggatCCTGAATTACGTCGAAGTGAAAGAGGATTAATTCCccaaagatacttcgatattgaggggtaaatattctcttgcgttgcagttgatgatgatgaacctgattcgtaaCAGGAtgtattattatcttctaactcggctgattgggtgaatgctatggatgaagagatcgcttttatggagaagaataaagtctggaaACTTATTGATTTGCCTTCCAATCgtaaagcgataggtaataaatgggtaattaagatcaaaagaaaggcagatggtatagtggacaagtataaagcacgattagttgctaaaggttttacacaacaagaaggcattgattacgaggaaaCCTTTTCAACTGTtgtaaagttctcctcaatctgcATGATCTTATCCAttatcgcaagtttaaacttagagttatatcagatggatgtaaagactgcattcttaaataatgacttggatgaagagatatacatgcaatagCCCATGGGTTATATGGACAAaaaacatccaaagaaagtctgcaagttgtagAAATCTATTTAAGGGctaaagcaatcttcaagacagtggtacatgaggttccacttggccatcactacttttggattcacgatgagtgaagaagatcattatgTATACATGCAACGGTCTTGAAGATCTTTTCTAATACTATctttatatgtagatgatatcctgttagctggtaatgacatgcaattgttgatatcgactaaagattggctattctcgaactttgagatgaaagacttcggtgaagccaactttattcttggggtaaaaatcatcagggatcgccctaagaaatttttaggcttgtctcaagcaaactatatacaaaagatcttagagcggttcaggatgaaaaattcaaaagctgttgaaacccctatgaataaagctaccaagctagacaagAAATCGTGTCCTCAGattgaagccgagaaattggctatgtcctcagtaccttatgcaagtgcagtagggaACTTAATTTatgttatgctttgcaccagaccggatattagctatgcagttggcatagtcagccgttatcagagtaacccgggacagtctcattgacAAGCCGTCAAACATATATTCTGTTAtatcagaggaacaaaagacctaatgttgtgttatgaaggcataaGCCtcaagctcaaaggatattctgatgctgcttggggtaatgacgccgacgagggaaagtctacttcagggtatgtattcttacacggaggaggagctatctcatgatcgagtaagaaacagacatccatagctctttcatctatggaggccgagtacattgcatattgtgctgcagttcaagagtgtgtatgggttcgcagatttctattgagtctgggtaTTGTACCAAgggttcgtcagcctatatcgctgaagatagacaatacttctgtcattgacttggcaaaggaccctaaacaccaccagaaatctaagcacattgagatcaagtatcattacgtccatgatcaagtgagagataagaaggtcgccctcagctacattcctactaaggagatgatggctaaTCCCATGacaaaacctatagctagagatctatttcaggttcacgtcaggcagatgggattgaggaaagcttgactgatgtacttgttttgtagtacctttgatctttcattaatgaatgtTATATtctttttattcagtattgaacactaatataattaggtatgaagatcatcagcatttaccttgaaatcatgtaggatttctatttttgtcggcaggccggtcacccactcgcacgggttgaccaaccttgaatgtacaaaagaggtacatttggggctatgtttatacattgaggtatgaacttgaataataaaggatgaggatatgagtgagtcatattcgcctacaatcttataaagattgaagaagagactgataaagtcgaataacataatcgcacaattccgttacatgcgatcaatgttatggcctaaaattaaagccaggttatgaggttatgagataagtcgtacctcatgtagaatgacaTGCGTATTGTAAACCCGACATTTACCTATTATtttctactttacgacgtggattgtagccacgtgctgggacctattacctacagattgtTTTGATtcaatctaatcattgcaacgtgtgagtagccagtcccgtaggtgactcttagTGTCCTTAGCTACGCTCCTCTTgtatatatgaggatgagattgagtatcgctactttagtgtactatgacgaaaggtccttgattggccaaaCTCAGTTACACTAGGAAAGCGGCTTAATTACTtctaaattacacatctgcgtggggaagatcccgtgacagctacaccaagtttctagaactataaatacgcacttgaagacttatccgccggcactatcgagttgtttttattagacttttgcaaacaatatttttcttaaaaagcatatatatatatatataagtattgctttaaattggtttCAATTGAAGTttctgaaaaatcaagttttcaaaataactcgataagttagataagtgcgtatgttggccgagtactccagatcgggagttaactccatccggtgtggtcacgtggactaggacaggcattgcaaagcttgggttattgagtactagttaggtggtcacttagtacttaagcacctatgagaagattatggtgatccagctggtcccacgcctctgattcttttgatcgcgatgtttggttctttgattattattaggcaagttagatggacaaatttatgtgtctatcccacaatgtgattgagtgggagatgttagaCGTagaccagtggggcccacttatgagcaatcactagtgggtacgtcccatgttttctccagtctcttcctttgaattaaatttcaaattcaattatgaatttgatttttaattgaaaatAGGGATTTGATCAGATTATTTAGCTTTATCCAATcccacccaaactctccttcctttcctatatAAAGGGATGCACTTCTCTCGTGTAAGGCAATTTGAATCAtacgataaaccgagagtataTAGAAAGATACAGTGTGCACTATAGTTTGTTCATTTTAgtttgtccttgggacgatctgatccatagatcgcaatccggggccacttataccgtaggatcaaaggtgtgaatagatccatctgctccagtagtagataggcgggccattagatcgtcaatcttctgctttgtaaaggttccaaatatcgtgtagaccgtcaaatcttaagggctcaccttccgcgcttcccaacatgaacaatccatttcatcaattgGACAGTCCATTTGGCGTGATCCACTCTTCATATATGTTTCTTGAAAATATCATACTTATCAGATTATCTAAACTGCACCTTCGATtgcttaaaaaaatggatgggtaagataagattatttattaGGATAGGCCCACTAATGGATATTTAGGATCTTCCAACTActgcatttattattattttgtgcagCGGTGGAAGAAGTTTGGACACGCAACCCCATAGACAGTCCCGTGAAATGGATGCCAAAAGAATACAAATGCAAATCGGTGCATGTCAAGCTTTCTATACACTTATCAGCTACCACACATGCATGCCTACATGCGCAAGTTGACATGAATGCATACGTTCATGGGCGTGATTAATCTTTTTAACTCTGCAATTTAAACGTGCTTTTGGATTAGTACTGTTGCAACTTGGGTTAGGTTTGACCAAACCGTCGGGTCTAACCGAGTTCATGTCAAGTTGTAGAGTTGGGTTGTCAAGGTGATTTGAATTGGAAAATCGTGTTGGGTTAGTGagattgggaataatcacatgtatttgactTTGGTGGGGTCAAGTAAAGTTGGGTTGGGATTTGGGGTTGATCACCTTAGGTTAGAATTAGGGTGGAGTCAGGTTGAGAGTGTGATGATCTTGATGTTGACATTCAACCTGACTCAAACCTACCGGAAAAAATGGACACCAAGGAAAAACTATTCTGAAGCCTATTCATAAAAGCCTGTATTTTCGATAGCTCAATGCACCATGACATTGGCGTGTATACATGCATGTACGGGCCCGTCTGATAAACATcaaacaccacaagaaataaaaaCACTCAGATCTTTTTAGTCAATTGATGACGTGGTGCAAACCTGGACACACGAATTTAGAGTTTAATGTATCCATGTTACTAGGCCACGTCACAGTCGTTCAGAAGGCAGAGGATTAGTTAAGACCTAGcatccaccgaggtgggtaggacccctaactgtggggctcacactgatttatgtgccttaaatcctGTTTTCCCTAGTTTTCTGCCTGGAGTTGTGTTTGGTTTGTTTCAGATCTTAACTGAAATCATATCTAGCTTTGCATTATGTCTGCTGCTGAAAGGGGCAACTTCCAGATGTATCTAGATGTATCTGTAATGATTGCAATCATATCTAGGTTTATGTTCTTTTGGATAGTATTGACTCTATGGATCATTTAAAATAGGGATTTTCATAAATTAGTACCTCACTAAATGGATTTTTGCATTCCATTACATTCGTGTTGCAACATAGTCGGGCTCCTGGAGAACGATGAAGTTCCTTGTGATCTTGTTTCAATTGGTACTTCCGACCCACAAGGCATCTGTTATGTTGAGGTGACTATAGAATTATATGGTGTTGGATCTTTATTTCATGAATTCAGcatctttataaaataaaaataaaaaaaaaaaataaaaaaaaaaaaaaaacacttttttgTTGGAATATAGTTGTAGAAAGTGTACAAAATGGTGAAAACACCTCTAATGTAAAATTGTAAAAATCTACTGGGTGAAAGCATGACCAATATCATTGTGTCCAATGCAGGCTAACAGTCTCGGTTCATAATGGCAGCTTGCTTGGGAACACCAATCTGTCGGGACCTATTGCAGATCTCAACCCATTAAGGAGGCTGGATAGATTGTAAGTTCGTGGggtttatccattttctttgttTGATCGTTGTGCTTATTTTCTGATTTTATGTTATCTTTTCTTCAAGGCATTTTCAGGAATTAGAATTATTCTTAAACCAACACTTACTTAAGGATTACCTTCTCATGTGTACAAGAACCGCCCCTCCAATATCTCTCTCATTCCATGAGGAAATCTCTAGACAGACATTCTCTTCAAAACCTCGTAGAAAGCAATGAAAATATACTTCAAGTTCTTAACACATGGTAGAAATTTCGACAATTGTTGTACATTTGAAGACAATGGGCAGATTGTTAAAGCAGACAATCAGAGGGAAACCACATCTGAAAAGATGGTAAGATCTTACTGGTGTACATGCATTCATGTAGACACAAGTTCTTAACACATGGCAAAAattttgacaattgttgtactTAGTATTCAAAACTGAATTTTTGTGACAGGGTTTTGAAACCATTCGGATCGTTTTAGATGCCACCTTGAAATGTAAATTAATCACATGTATGACGAGCGCAGGCTGCTTGTGGCCTAATCATGTGAGAACTTGCAGAATTCGTGCACCCCAAGATACATGACTATCTCATTTTATCCATTGTGGCCCAATCATGTGGAGAACTTTCTTGAACTATATGCAGGGTAATGCTTCAATCGTAAACAAGCTTGTTAAAAATATAAGAGTTTAATCATTAAAGAGGGAGTGGGAGAGTCATTTGTGTGCGCCCAACCCATTCTTAGTGTGACAGCAGAATTCTGTACAATCGTCCAGCTTTCATTTATAATGGTGCTACTCATGGAAAAGGACTGACTTCACCAAATTAACTCAATTGAGTTTTGTTAGAATATTTCTTAATAGTTAATCTAATCTATTACTGGATTACTATTTCAATTTTAATATGTTGCTGGTGATCAAACTAGAAGAACACGAAATTTC
Proteins encoded in this window:
- the LOC131221607 gene encoding fanconi-associated nuclease 1 homolog, translating into MWRSPRVIQLMGFDLSDLGPWFRMSNISYPEISDSQQAVEELRMAEYFRSLEFTKEPSKTSIREVLDLLSVSELREISTLVLSKSGSWRTMKFLVILFQLVLPTHKASVMLSLLGNTNLSGPIADLNPLRRLDRLHFQELELFLNQHLLKDYLLMCTRTAPPISLSFHEEISRQTFSSKPRRKQ